In the Pontibacillus sp. HMF3514 genome, AAAGGATTGTAGCTCAGGAATATCGGAGATGAACGTTTGTATGAAGTCAGGATTAAAGCTAAGGATATTGTCGCTTTTAATTGTAATAATCGACTCAATTTTTTCTTTGAAATCTGATTCAGGATCTTCGACAAGCTTTTCGAACCGTTCAATTTGCTTCATATAATAATCTTTTATTGATTCAACGAGCATTTGCTCTTTGCTTCCAAAATAATTATAAATCGTAACCTGAGACACTTGAGCTTTTTTAGCAATTTCCTGGATGCTAACCTTCTGCACACCATGAGTTGTAAAAAGCTCGAATGCGGTATTTAAGATTTTGCGCTTTTTTTGTTGCGTTCGTTTTTCAAAACCGTTCATAGGCTCCACCTCTTCCTATCTATCATACCTTGGGTTTTGAAACAGTTCAATTCATCTATTTCAAATTATGAGCGATTGCTCTTAAAGTAGGATTCGATATACTCTGCTGAACGTTGAGCAAGACTGTAGACCGTTAAAGTTGGATTAGCTGCTGGAGCTGTTACGAACGTTGGGGCACCTGCAACAAAAAGGTTCTCAATATCATGTGTCTGTCCATAGCTGTTTACTACGGAAGTTGCAGCATCGTCACCCATTCGGCAGCCTCCCATTAAATGAGCATGAGCCTCTAGGTGATACATGGGTTCACCACCTGCAGATCGAACGACTTTTTCCATCATTTCTTTCGCTTGTTTTCGAATGGAGAGGTCTTCATCATGGTGTGAAAATGTAACCCTAGGGACAGGTTGCTCAAAACGATCTTTTTGCCCACTAAGCTCCACACGGTTTTCCTTTTGAGGCTGAACCTCACCTAACATCGCAAAGCTCGTAAAATGGTTATAGTCTAGCATCCGTCTGCGCAAATTCTCCCCTACGCAAGACGCGTCATTTTCGAAAAATAATGAGGCTAAGCGAACTGGCCGCATTCCGTATGAATTTAGAATAAAGCCTTTATGATAAAAGTCCATAGTCAGTGCTTGAACAGGGTTTCCGCGGTACATCCTGATTTCTTCTGGAAACTTGGCAATATGGTGATCATTCATATTTGTCATGAGGTAGCAGCCTACTAGACCAGACGAATTAGCCAAACCTTCTGGGAAATCATTGTTTTTCGATTGAAGCAACAAGCGAGGTGTTTCCACAGCATAGGCTGCTACCACCACAATAGAGGCCTCGATCACATGTAGTTGATCATCTAGTATGTAATGAACGGATTTCGCTTTACGATCATCTCCTGTTTCAATTTTAACAGCTGTTGCTTCGGGGATTAGTGTAGTCCCGGCCTGCAAAGCTTCTGGAATAAACGTATTCAATGGAGTGGTTTTGGAGTCGGGCATGCACCCTTCTTCACAAAAACCACGATTAATACAAGGATGGCGTTCATCATAGGGAGCAGACAAAATGGCTAAAGGGGAGACCGCGTGGTTAACCCTCATTTTTTCTAACCCTTCTCGGAATTTTAGTGTGTTATTTGAGAGATCATGGTGAGCAGGGAAAGGGAAACGATCCCCAAATTCCTTCCATGGAAAAGATGATGGGCCAGCAAGATGTAATCGTTTTGTCATGTCTTCATAGAAAGGATTAACGTCTTTGTAAGAGATTGGCCAGTCTGCACTAGCAAAGTCATTAGGATGGAAGCGTAAAAGCTGTGCAGTATAATGCACAGCGCTGCCACCAACTCCTTTTCCACTCGTGCTTCGGTATAAATCAATCGGGTCATCCCCTTTACTAATCCGTGGCTCATCCCAGAATAGCTTTTCCATCTCAAGTTCGTCACTCGCAAAATCTTTTTGAGGATCCCTATGCGGACCAGCATCTAACATAGCAACGTTCAAGCCTTTGTTGGAAAGGTGAGAGGCAATTACAGAACCTGCAGCACCTGCGCCTATAATACATACATCATGAGAGGTTTTCGTCATGAGGTTTAGCCTCCCAGCTATCGAATTGCTTTGGACCATATGCGTAATACCCTCTAGGATAGGCTGGACCTCCATAACCAATATTCGACCAAACACTCGGATCGGAGTAAATAAGCTTTAATAATTCGCTTGTTAAGGTTGTGTAAAAGAGGTCGCAACTGACATTCTTCCATACCGATTCTTCACCGAGCTGGTGCTTCCAGCTAATAATTTTTTTAAGCCGTTCATCATCAGACATTTGGAAGAAAGGTTTTTGATCCGTTAAAACGCACTCTTCTTCAGCGTGTGCTAGACCATATAAAATGATCTCTTCCTTCGAGAGAAGAGAGTTCTTCGGATAGGATTTTAATTTATTTTCCGTTAAACGATGATCCAAAATTAAAGAAATACTAAGGGTTTGTTCCCCGACATGGGAAGGAAATAGAGTTTTTGAATAAGCTTGTAACGTACGCTTCATTTCAGGTGTTAAGACATTTCCTTCAGTTGGGTGCGTACGATTCTGAATCACCTGTTGTGTAATCGGATCCCATTCGCCTTTTTCACTCATCACGTCATAAGTTGGATAATATGTCTTTTTCGGGTGTTGATCTTTCATATATAAACGCTCCTTTAATACCACAGGTTAAATAGTTGAATGAAACAAAAAGCAGCAATTGTAAAAGGTAAAACAAATGGAGGCCCTGATTGGAAGTTTTCATATTTAAAGCCGCCTGTTCGTTTCGATATCCCGATGAGATGGAGTGCACCTCCGTAACATCCAGCAACAATTCCGATGATCATAAGAAACGTGTGGATCCACCCAGCCCATGTAAGGGAGTAAAAGGCGATGAACAAGCTAGACAGGGTGAAGAATGGAAGTGCTACTACAGGAATCCACATTTGCCATTTATGAAATTTTCCTCGGTGATGCCATACTGATACTTGTAACCAAATCATGATAAACCCGATTGCTAAAATAATGGACAGCACTCTCCCCAAACTCCAGCTACTCCAATCCTCAAACATAAGGTGACCTCCTCAAAACGTCTCCTGCGCTTTTCTTTCTAT is a window encoding:
- a CDS encoding TetR/AcrR family transcriptional regulator, yielding MNGFEKRTQQKKRKILNTAFELFTTHGVQKVSIQEIAKKAQVSQVTIYNYFGSKEQMLVESIKDYYMKQIERFEKLVEDPESDFKEKIESIITIKSDNILSFNPDFIQTFISDIPELQSFIQEIMETHSMPLFIKLLEEGKQQGYVQQNISVDILMFYMNMFYEGIQKRKDLFETEESVQKFTDEILHLFFYGVMGKS
- a CDS encoding GMC family oxidoreductase; amino-acid sequence: MTKTSHDVCIIGAGAAGSVIASHLSNKGLNVAMLDAGPHRDPQKDFASDELEMEKLFWDEPRISKGDDPIDLYRSTSGKGVGGSAVHYTAQLLRFHPNDFASADWPISYKDVNPFYEDMTKRLHLAGPSSFPWKEFGDRFPFPAHHDLSNNTLKFREGLEKMRVNHAVSPLAILSAPYDERHPCINRGFCEEGCMPDSKTTPLNTFIPEALQAGTTLIPEATAVKIETGDDRKAKSVHYILDDQLHVIEASIVVVAAYAVETPRLLLQSKNNDFPEGLANSSGLVGCYLMTNMNDHHIAKFPEEIRMYRGNPVQALTMDFYHKGFILNSYGMRPVRLASLFFENDASCVGENLRRRMLDYNHFTSFAMLGEVQPQKENRVELSGQKDRFEQPVPRVTFSHHDEDLSIRKQAKEMMEKVVRSAGGEPMYHLEAHAHLMGGCRMGDDAATSVVNSYGQTHDIENLFVAGAPTFVTAPAANPTLTVYSLAQRSAEYIESYFKSNRS
- a CDS encoding gluconate 2-dehydrogenase subunit 3 family protein; this encodes MKDQHPKKTYYPTYDVMSEKGEWDPITQQVIQNRTHPTEGNVLTPEMKRTLQAYSKTLFPSHVGEQTLSISLILDHRLTENKLKSYPKNSLLSKEEIILYGLAHAEEECVLTDQKPFFQMSDDERLKKIISWKHQLGEESVWKNVSCDLFYTTLTSELLKLIYSDPSVWSNIGYGGPAYPRGYYAYGPKQFDSWEAKPHDENLS